The genomic interval TCCCCGCCACGTCGCGCACATCCACACAGCCGAAATAGAGCCGCGGACAGCCCGGCAGCGCGCCGTCCATCAAACGCTGCACCAGCAGGATCGAGGTCGAATAGTCCGGCCCCAGCACCGGTCCGAACACGCCGACCGGATTCACCACCGAAAGCTCCAGCGCCCCGCCCTCGCGCGCAATGAAATCCCACGCGGCCTTCTCGGCAAGCGTCTTCGACTTCACATACGCGCGCACATCGTCGCCATTCGGATCGGTCCAATCCTCTTCGGTGTTGGGACGGTTCTTTGGCTTCTGTCCGTATCCGATCGCCGCATAGGACGACGTCAACACAACACGCTTCACGCCGGCATCCCGCGCCGCGCGCAGCACACGCAACGCGCCCTCGCGCGCCGGAATGATCAGCTCGTCTTCATGCTGCGGAATCGCCGGCGGAAACGGCGACGCCACGTGCAGCACGTACGCGCAACCCGCGACCGCCTCCGGCCAACCCGCATCGCTCGTCAGATCCGCCGCGACAAACTCCAGCCGCTCACCCGGCTCGACGCCGCCTTGTCGGATCATGGTGCGGACGTCTTCCTCGCGCGCCAGATTGCGCACCGTCGTGCGCACCATGTAGCCGGCATTCAGCAATTGGATGATGCAATGCGCGCCAATGAAGCCGGTGCCGCCGGTGACGAGAACCAATTCTCCGGCCATGTCGGCCTCCGTTTAAGCGTGAGCGGGGACGACGCGTTCAGTCAGTGAATCGAACGCGGCCCAGAATTCAGCGCGCTTGTCGTCGCGCTCCATCAGGATTTCGTGCTTGGCGCCGGCGATGGTGATGTGCGTCGCGTCGGGCAGATTGTGAATCACGTCATCGTGGCTCGCGTTGTCGATGAGCTGCTCGTCCGCCGCCGTCGCCACCAGGATCGGGATGCGCAGATGCGCCAGCGCACCGGGAACCTGGAAGCCCTCGATCGCATCAGCCGCCGCCGCCACCCAGCCAATTGTCGGCCCCGCCAACGCCAGCCGCGGCTCTTCCGCGATCAGACCTTGGCAGCGCGAATGCCGCTCCTTGTCGTTGGTGACAGGGTTGCGCTTGAAGTTCTCACGCTTCCATTTCTTTTCAACGCTGGGCGCGAACGTGCCGCCCAAGCCGAGCGACACCATGAAGCGCGCATACTTCTTCTGAAAATCCTTCAGCCCCGGCAAGCCCCACATCGGCGCCGTGAACGCCGCCGCATCAAGCTCGATCCGCCGCGTCTGCAGTGCGCGCAACAAGATCGCCCCGCCCATCGAATGCGCCAGCCCGATGTGCGGACGCGGCAAGCGATCGGCGAGCAGCTTCAGCGCCGTGGAAAGATCGTTCACCGGGTCGTCGAACGTAACGAAGTGGCCCTTCAGCCCATTGTCGACTTCGCGGCCCGACAAGCCTTGCCCGCGCCAGTCGATGCAGAACACGGCGAAGCCACGAGCTTGCAGCTCGCGGATCACTTCGAAATATTTTTCGATGAACTCGGTCCGCCCCGGCGCGACAATCACCGAGCCGCGTGGCGCCCCACGTGCAGGCGCGGTCAGCACGCGCACCTTCACGCCGCCGCGCCCCTCGAGCCAGTGCTCTTCGGCGCCCTCGGGAATGTCATTGCCTGGGACGCGGACGAACGCCATGCGTCGTGTGTTCCTTAGCCCCGCAGCTTGGCCATCACGCCTTGCAGCTGCATCGCAACGCCCATGTCGCCTTCGACGCGGAGCTTGCCCTGCATGAACGCAGCGGTCGGGTCGAGCTGGCCTTGCGCCATCGCGACGAAATCTTCGAGCTTCACTTTGATAGTCGTGTCGGCAACGGCGTCTTCATTCGAAACGGCGTTCGCGCCGCCATCGAGGAAAATCTTGCCGGCGTCGCCGAAGTCGAACTTCACTTTTTTGCCGGGAACGACAACCGTGCCTTCTTTGAAGCGGTTCAGGATTTCATCGTACGTCATCGCGCATCCTCCGGCGTGCTCTAGCCTCGGCCCCTTACACACCAGCAGCGGCGCCGCCGCAAGGGTGACGGCAGCGTCAAGGTTGCGATTCAGCCGGCGGAATGGGCGCCGTGACGGCAGCGCCGGTCGGTTTTCTGAACTTCAGCGTCATGCGGTCGCTTTCACCGATCGCTTCGTAGGGCGACGTATCAAAGCCCGGATCCTCCGGTTGCCCGAGCGGCGCCGATTGGAACGTCGGCGGCAGCGTCCAGACGCCGAACGGATGATCGCGGGTGTCGCGCGGATTGGCGTTCACATCGCTCGCCGCGACGAACTCGAACCCCGCCTCCTGCGCCAGCGCCTTCACGTAAGCTTCTTGCACGTAACCTGTTCCCGCCAACGGATCCTGCAGACCCGTCGACGCCGCGCGATGCTGCTCCACGCCAAACGCGCCGCCCGGCTTCAGCGCGGCAAGCACATCGCGGAACACGCGCTCGGCGATGCCCTCCGCCATCAGCGTGTGCACG from Terricaulis silvestris carries:
- a CDS encoding SDR family oxidoreductase produces the protein MAGELVLVTGGTGFIGAHCIIQLLNAGYMVRTTVRNLAREEDVRTMIRQGGVEPGERLEFVAADLTSDAGWPEAVAGCAYVLHVASPFPPAIPQHEDELIIPAREGALRVLRAARDAGVKRVVLTSSYAAIGYGQKPKNRPNTEEDWTDPNGDDVRAYVKSKTLAEKAAWDFIAREGGALELSVVNPVGVFGPVLGPDYSTSILLVQRLMDGALPGCPRLYFGCVDVRDVAGMHIACMTNPAAKGERFLALAGEFLSVAQIARMLKRTMGPAAKRVPTMELPDFMVRLAAMRDPAVQQILPELGKRKNGSNEKARRVLGWTFRSNEECITATAQSLVELGLLKDSQKKAA
- a CDS encoding alpha/beta fold hydrolase produces the protein MAFVRVPGNDIPEGAEEHWLEGRGGVKVRVLTAPARGAPRGSVIVAPGRTEFIEKYFEVIRELQARGFAVFCIDWRGQGLSGREVDNGLKGHFVTFDDPVNDLSTALKLLADRLPRPHIGLAHSMGGAILLRALQTRRIELDAAAFTAPMWGLPGLKDFQKKYARFMVSLGLGGTFAPSVEKKWKRENFKRNPVTNDKERHSRCQGLIAEEPRLALAGPTIGWVAAAADAIEGFQVPGALAHLRIPILVATAADEQLIDNASHDDVIHNLPDATHITIAGAKHEILMERDDKRAEFWAAFDSLTERVVPAHA
- a CDS encoding SCP2 sterol-binding domain-containing protein, translated to MTYDEILNRFKEGTVVVPGKKVKFDFGDAGKIFLDGGANAVSNEDAVADTTIKVKLEDFVAMAQGQLDPTAAFMQGKLRVEGDMGVAMQLQGVMAKLRG